One Triticum dicoccoides isolate Atlit2015 ecotype Zavitan chromosome 5B, WEW_v2.0, whole genome shotgun sequence genomic window carries:
- the LOC119311316 gene encoding uncharacterized protein LOC119311316, giving the protein MPLASRPSVFNWVFLFDATCKSTLNLQLGLLFLIPLGSGRSTLRSSYLFRATCKPSLDLQLGLLFSYHLQVDPLLATRSFCLMPLASGSSTCNHVFYFFDATLKWTLDLQSGSFVFHATCKWILDLQLLLLIFLCHWQVDPQLATGSFVFHATCKWILDLQPGLLFLMPLASGPSTCNRVPLFFMPLASGPSTCNCVFYFFFMPLASGPSTCNRVFNFHATCKWILDLQLGLFCLMPLASRPSTCNWVFLFDATCKSRVSRPSTCNSVFLLDATCKWTPDLQPGLSFFDATCKWTLDLQLGLLFSYHFQVDPRLATVSFYLMPLASAPSSCNCVFYFFDATCKWTLDSQPGSFVFHATCKWTLDLQPGLLS; this is encoded by the coding sequence ATGCCACTTGCAAGTAGACCCTCAGTTTTCAACTGGGTCTTCTTGTTTGATGCCACTTGCAAGTCGACCCTCAACTTGCAACTGGGTCTTCTATTCTTGATTCCACTTGGAAGTGGACGCTCGACTTTGCGATCCAGTTACTTGTTTCGTGCCACTTGCAAGCCGAGCCTCGACTTGCAACTAGGTCTTCTGTTTTCATACCACTTGCAAGTGGACCCTCTACTTGCTACTAGGTCTTTTTGTTTGATGCCACTTGCAAGTGGATCCTCGACTTGCAACCACGTCTTCTATTTTTTTGATGCCACTCTCAAGTGGACCCTCGACTTGCAATCGGGTTCCTTTGTTTTTCATGCCACTTGCAAGTGGATCCTTGACTTGCAACTACTTCTTCTAATTTTTTTATGCCACTGGCAAGTGGACCCTCAACTTGCAACCGGTTCCTTTGTTTTTCATGCCACTTGCAAGTGGATCCTCGACTTGCAACCAGGTCTTCTTTTTTTGATGCCACTTGCAAGTGGACCCTCGACATGCAACCGAGTTCCTTTGTTTTTCATGCCACTTGCAAGTGGGCCATCAACTTGCAACTGCGTCTTCTATTTTTTTTTTATGCCACTTGCAAGTGGACCCTCGACATGCAACCGGGTCTTCAATTTTCATGCCACTTGCAAGTGGATCCTCGACTTGCAACTGGGTCTTTTTTGTTTGATGCCACTTGCAAGTCgaccctcgacttgcaactgggtCTTCTTGTTTGATGCCACTTGCAAGTCGAGGGTAAGTCGACCCTCGACTTGCAACTCGGTCTTTTTGTTAGATGCCACTTGCAAGTGGACCCCCGACTTGCAACCAGGTCTTTCTTTTTTTGATGCCACTTGCAAGTGGACCCTCGATTTGCAACTGGGTCTTTTGTTTTCATACCACTTTCAAGTGGACCCTCGACTTGCCACTGTGTCTTTTTATTTGATGCCACTTGCAAGTGCACCCTCGTCTTGCAACTGCGTCTTCTATTTTTTTGATGCCACTTGCAAGTGGACCCTCGACTCGCAACCGGGTTCCTTTGTTTTTCATGCCACTTGTAAGTGGACCCTCGACTTGCAACCAGGTCTTCTTTCTTGA